Proteins encoded by one window of Synechococcus sp. MVIR-18-1:
- a CDS encoding translocation/assembly module TamB domain-containing protein — translation MGSTGKGAMAPRVMISGLGLTVVAAAAVWLTADRLIARAVNGLRPSLEQQLSIPLGHPIEIGPYRGLGLDGIGIGPISIRPGTKDASTLRVQKLSLGIDPLSSIRHLRLVVVARLNGATVNLSRNQQGQFWVPGPKPNGEFLHRVDLRVRLVDPAKIRVEPANLQLSLAGAARLRLNEKWADGAFQMGLPDRGSVTLKGRAHWDRPEFQLATRLKRIRLDRLQGLLPMEQPIQLRGQVGGDLSFEWNRGQTSCGGGLSVVGLKVSGKPLQHALASRQLRLQCDDDRLSIPRSQWRYGPYRASLGGRLHLNQSFDLSATLKELNQDNQLAMRLDGDWSQPRFNLSGRWRLPEANVLEQPIAIDLQVRGDGRRAKAWKASLETLALKAPGVSVKAEGALYPLLDIKTKQLQLVGKAWKGLPLIPELLGTKAPLNGELRASGPSLSPRLQLALKQDSNPLLERWSLQADWSSDQGLLSLNRFSSPQLNADAVLPLQIGKGGLQVGALESNVRVQDYPLSRIGPLLGTEMDGTIAADGEVRGPLQSLQPDLHLEINSPRAGAIRLVERWEGRFEGRQGGGGQLQMASVGAVISGSLDAQFGGNWLPESVRLQRRNGELQISGSPALYRWTANDLSMDGLELVLPPKQRWEGVYGRLSGSGDLSLQPWSMSADLKLAQPGLLGIQLRQALLTAKYKNDRYDVSGELLPRDSGQITFEADGYRNAGLNAKLQARGLSARWLTASALSLPQLSQSLPPYQGDATDLGSLLVNTFGGSLDGQLRALRGSQLALADARRLRREKEAFHPEDLRGQVDAVVDVQGPSLNRLDLDLTARGHLWIDGDDKDIALQVKPFIAELKGPLQAGKGSFSLAHLPFSLLALVAPVPPALQGALGLSGRYRLGEGAPVLTTELVLEEARVGQEPIALDRGQVLLANETLQLDLALRAEGAEEPLTVIGQVPLKSDRPLDVRVESHGDGLHFLAGFSRDVVAWSEGNTDLRLLIGGSLLAPEANGFIVMNDGKFVVRDQIISKVKSSVLFDFDRLEVQEFKGRIGRSGTIQASGALKLFKPAPEDVPLAITVKKARIKVPTADVALAADLRVNGALVSPDLQGDLQVSDGAITPEPSLFSRFKKSDGKSGDTNDPLVAGPLVSANALLEEDWDFKEPLVLLGPNVEEDPNKSLKASIPRLSFITFDEFRVRFGPGLKVQVKPVTNLPDLANFTTAGLISVNGPLDQDIKLRGVLQLLTGRVSVFTSTFNLDRKAPNVAVFTPSQGLMPYVDIAMETRVSDSVNLGIGSNTSNTTVFDANGTGTLGAGGQLRLVKVMLQAEGPANRLSDSVQLRSSPPMSQPQLFGLIGGNSLAGLTGAGAGTALAAVLGQSLLSPVLGTFTDAFNQRLQFAFYPTYVTPTVDNKGERVSGRVPPQLAILTDFGVNITDRFDLSFLAAPNRNDIPPQGSLGYQIDPNLSISGSVDAQGTWQSQLQLFFRF, via the coding sequence ATGGGGAGCACTGGCAAAGGCGCGATGGCTCCACGAGTGATGATCTCTGGACTAGGTCTCACAGTTGTGGCTGCAGCTGCGGTTTGGCTCACCGCTGACCGATTGATTGCACGGGCTGTGAATGGACTGCGCCCCTCCCTCGAACAGCAACTTTCCATACCTCTGGGGCATCCGATTGAGATCGGCCCTTATCGCGGCCTTGGCCTTGATGGGATCGGGATCGGGCCGATCAGCATTCGTCCTGGAACGAAGGATGCCTCAACCCTTCGTGTTCAGAAACTCAGCTTGGGGATTGATCCTCTCTCCAGCATTCGCCATTTGCGCCTGGTGGTCGTGGCCCGACTGAACGGGGCAACCGTCAACCTAAGCCGCAATCAACAAGGGCAGTTTTGGGTGCCAGGACCAAAGCCAAACGGTGAGTTTCTGCATCGCGTGGACCTTCGTGTTCGGCTTGTCGATCCAGCCAAAATCCGTGTTGAGCCAGCGAACCTTCAGCTTTCTTTGGCGGGAGCTGCGCGCCTTCGTCTCAATGAGAAATGGGCAGATGGTGCCTTCCAAATGGGTCTTCCTGATCGAGGCTCGGTGACGCTGAAAGGGCGGGCTCACTGGGACCGTCCTGAATTTCAGCTAGCGACGCGTCTGAAGCGGATTCGCCTGGACCGCTTGCAAGGGTTGCTCCCCATGGAGCAGCCCATCCAGTTGAGGGGGCAAGTGGGTGGTGATCTCAGTTTCGAATGGAATCGAGGTCAAACCAGCTGTGGTGGTGGACTGTCGGTCGTGGGCTTGAAGGTCAGCGGCAAGCCGCTTCAGCACGCGCTTGCATCCAGACAGCTGCGTCTCCAATGTGATGATGACCGACTCTCGATTCCCCGCAGTCAGTGGCGTTATGGCCCCTATCGGGCAAGTTTGGGCGGACGCCTTCATCTGAATCAGAGCTTTGATTTAAGCGCCACCCTGAAGGAGCTGAATCAGGATAATCAGCTGGCGATGCGCCTTGATGGTGACTGGTCTCAGCCCCGTTTCAACCTTTCAGGGCGATGGCGACTCCCTGAGGCCAATGTCCTGGAGCAACCCATTGCGATTGATCTGCAGGTGCGGGGCGATGGGCGTCGCGCAAAGGCATGGAAAGCCAGCCTCGAAACATTGGCTTTAAAGGCTCCTGGTGTATCGGTAAAGGCGGAGGGTGCGCTGTACCCGCTGCTTGATATCAAAACCAAGCAGCTTCAACTGGTGGGGAAGGCCTGGAAGGGACTGCCTTTGATTCCTGAGCTATTGGGGACGAAAGCCCCTCTCAATGGTGAGTTGCGTGCGTCGGGCCCCAGCCTGTCCCCTCGACTTCAGTTGGCGCTCAAGCAAGACAGCAATCCTTTGCTAGAGCGATGGTCTCTACAGGCCGATTGGTCTTCAGATCAGGGACTGTTGAGTCTGAATCGCTTCAGTAGCCCTCAACTCAATGCAGATGCTGTCTTGCCCCTTCAAATCGGGAAGGGTGGGCTGCAGGTTGGCGCGTTGGAATCCAATGTGCGTGTACAGGACTATCCCCTCAGCAGGATTGGGCCCCTCCTTGGGACGGAGATGGACGGCACGATTGCGGCGGACGGGGAGGTCCGTGGCCCTCTTCAGTCTTTGCAGCCTGACCTTCACCTCGAAATTAATAGTCCTCGTGCAGGTGCTATTCGCCTGGTTGAACGTTGGGAAGGCCGCTTTGAAGGACGCCAGGGTGGTGGTGGACAACTCCAGATGGCATCCGTTGGAGCTGTGATTTCTGGCTCCTTAGATGCTCAATTTGGGGGTAATTGGTTGCCCGAAAGCGTTCGCTTGCAGCGCAGGAACGGTGAGCTCCAGATCAGTGGTAGCCCTGCTCTTTACCGCTGGACAGCCAACGACCTGAGCATGGATGGTTTGGAGTTGGTGTTGCCTCCGAAACAGCGCTGGGAAGGGGTGTATGGACGTTTAAGTGGTTCCGGTGATTTGAGCTTGCAGCCTTGGAGCATGTCGGCCGATCTGAAGCTCGCGCAACCAGGATTGCTGGGAATTCAGTTGCGCCAAGCTCTGCTGACGGCTAAGTACAAAAATGATCGGTATGACGTCAGCGGCGAGCTTTTGCCTCGCGATAGCGGGCAGATCACATTTGAGGCGGATGGATATCGAAACGCTGGACTGAACGCCAAGCTTCAGGCCCGTGGCCTGAGTGCGCGCTGGCTAACAGCTAGTGCGCTCAGCCTCCCGCAACTCTCTCAGTCTCTTCCTCCGTATCAGGGCGATGCCACTGACCTAGGCAGCTTGTTGGTGAATACCTTTGGTGGATCGCTGGATGGTCAGTTGAGGGCCCTTAGAGGATCTCAATTGGCACTAGCAGATGCCCGTCGTCTTCGTAGAGAGAAAGAAGCGTTTCATCCTGAAGATCTACGGGGGCAAGTCGACGCTGTTGTTGATGTTCAGGGGCCAAGCCTTAATCGCCTCGATCTGGATCTCACCGCGCGAGGTCATCTTTGGATCGATGGTGATGACAAAGATATTGCCCTGCAGGTGAAGCCGTTCATCGCTGAGCTCAAGGGTCCCCTGCAGGCCGGTAAAGGAAGCTTTTCTTTGGCACATTTGCCGTTCAGTCTTCTTGCGCTGGTGGCACCCGTCCCTCCAGCTTTGCAAGGGGCCTTGGGGCTTTCAGGTCGCTATCGATTGGGTGAAGGGGCACCGGTCCTGACGACTGAGCTTGTGCTGGAGGAGGCACGTGTTGGCCAGGAGCCGATTGCACTCGATCGTGGTCAGGTTTTGCTTGCTAATGAGACGTTGCAGCTTGATTTGGCTTTGCGGGCAGAGGGGGCTGAGGAGCCGCTGACGGTGATTGGGCAAGTCCCCTTGAAGTCCGATCGACCCTTGGACGTCAGGGTTGAAAGTCATGGTGATGGTCTTCACTTCCTGGCTGGATTCTCGAGAGATGTGGTCGCTTGGAGTGAGGGAAATACCGATCTCCGCTTGTTAATTGGCGGCAGTCTTCTGGCCCCGGAGGCCAATGGATTCATCGTGATGAATGATGGAAAATTTGTTGTTCGAGACCAAATTATTAGCAAGGTTAAAAGTTCCGTTTTGTTTGACTTTGATCGGTTAGAGGTGCAGGAATTCAAGGGTCGAATTGGTCGTTCAGGAACTATTCAGGCCAGTGGCGCTCTGAAATTATTTAAGCCTGCGCCTGAAGACGTTCCATTGGCGATCACCGTTAAGAAGGCGAGAATCAAGGTGCCTACCGCGGATGTAGCTCTTGCTGCTGACCTTCGCGTGAATGGAGCACTTGTAAGCCCCGATTTGCAAGGGGATCTTCAGGTGAGTGATGGGGCGATTACTCCCGAACCATCTTTGTTCTCAAGATTTAAGAAGAGTGATGGAAAGAGTGGAGATACAAATGATCCGTTAGTTGCCGGACCTTTAGTTTCAGCCAATGCTCTTCTCGAAGAGGATTGGGATTTCAAGGAACCTCTTGTCTTGCTCGGCCCCAATGTTGAGGAGGACCCAAATAAGAGCCTTAAAGCCTCTATCCCCAGGTTGTCTTTTATCACTTTTGATGAATTTCGGGTTCGGTTTGGACCTGGTTTGAAAGTTCAAGTAAAACCTGTCACCAATTTGCCTGACTTGGCTAATTTCACCACAGCAGGATTAATCTCTGTCAACGGTCCTTTGGATCAAGACATTAAATTAAGAGGTGTTCTGCAATTGCTCACAGGGCGTGTTTCGGTGTTTACGAGCACCTTTAACTTGGATCGCAAAGCTCCGAATGTGGCAGTTTTCACGCCTTCGCAGGGTCTGATGCCTTACGTGGACATCGCCATGGAGACGAGGGTCTCAGACAGTGTGAATCTTGGGATTGGTAGTAATACGTCGAACACAACCGTCTTTGATGCCAATGGCACAGGAACCCTTGGTGCTGGAGGTCAATTGCGTTTGGTAAAAGTGATGCTCCAGGCTGAAGGGCCTGCCAATCGCCTCTCCGACAGCGTTCAGCTTCGTAGCTCTCCGCCGATGTCTCAGCCTCAATTGTTTGGTTTGATTGGTGGAAACTCATTGGCTGGACTTACTGGCGCAGGTGCAGGCACTGCTCTAGCGGCGGTGCTTGGCCAATCACTGCTTTCGCCTGTGTTGGGTACGTTTACTGATGCTTTTAACCAAAGGCTTCAATTTGCTTTCTACCCCACATATGTGACGCCTACTGTTGATAACAAAGGTGAAAGGGTTTCGGGTCGTGTTCCGCCTCAATTGGCAATTTTGACTGATTTTGGAGTGAATATTACTGACCGTTTTGATTTGTCTTTTCTGGCTGCACCCAACCGCAATGATATTCCTCCCCAGGGAAGCCTTGGATATCAAATAGATCCAAACTTGAGTATTTCTGGATCTGTTGATGCACAGGGCACTTGGCAAAGCCAACTGCAGCTTTTCTTTCGGTTTTAG
- a CDS encoding CocE/NonD family hydrolase produces MFADQCFIDARLITPDGVSLVSRIWTPQGSGPWPTLLMRQPYGRAIASTVTLPHPLWWSDQGFAVVVQDVRGQGSSEGTFQGFGQEAADTAATLTWLRERPECNGRIGLYGLSYQGLTQLLAPPDCPAPDCLAPAMCGLDEREHWSCEGGAHWWHLGLGWGLQLAALQAKRRNDPGGWNEIHSALVDGRYLREGVGLLERHDPKGMALRWLQQPADQAKGWTLHRPTDAWLRKPMLLIGGWWDPHLRGLLDLLTTARSSGGNPELHIGPATHLQWWPETNQLLLDFFNQHLKNSPPHSQGKTTEIRLWDQGDATWSRQSGSQWSSACWHLSSQGLACLDPTDGQLLDAAIPGSGTCVIVHDPWRPAPAVGGHLSPTAGPCDRRIVDQRSDVAVFSSAPLKTGLQLCGRPVLKLKVSADQPAFDLCAALSKLPAGEEEVQQLSTGVLRVRQATHSESDSDIPFINITLELQPLLVSFQPGDRLRLSLAGASWPAIAINPGDGKQRFGPPNSDCRVITLCLQLDEATLQMAPLLVPQAA; encoded by the coding sequence ATGTTCGCTGATCAGTGCTTCATAGACGCGAGATTGATCACCCCTGATGGGGTGAGTTTGGTGTCACGCATTTGGACTCCACAGGGCTCTGGTCCATGGCCCACCCTGCTGATGAGACAGCCCTACGGGCGGGCGATTGCTTCCACCGTGACCCTCCCCCACCCGCTTTGGTGGAGCGACCAAGGATTTGCAGTCGTCGTCCAAGACGTGCGCGGACAGGGCAGCTCGGAAGGAACATTTCAAGGCTTTGGCCAGGAAGCCGCTGACACCGCAGCCACCCTGACTTGGCTCCGCGAACGGCCCGAATGCAACGGCCGCATTGGCCTTTACGGATTGTCTTACCAAGGGCTGACCCAATTGCTCGCCCCACCGGATTGCCCAGCACCTGATTGCCTGGCACCAGCCATGTGCGGGTTGGATGAACGGGAGCATTGGAGTTGCGAAGGCGGCGCTCATTGGTGGCACCTCGGCCTCGGCTGGGGCTTGCAGCTTGCAGCCCTGCAAGCCAAGCGCCGCAACGATCCAGGCGGCTGGAACGAGATCCACAGCGCATTGGTCGATGGTCGCTATCTGCGCGAGGGAGTCGGACTCTTGGAGCGACATGACCCCAAGGGGATGGCCTTGCGCTGGTTGCAACAACCTGCTGATCAAGCCAAAGGCTGGACTCTCCATCGCCCAACGGATGCCTGGCTCCGCAAACCCATGCTTCTGATCGGAGGGTGGTGGGATCCCCATCTGCGAGGTCTCCTCGACCTTCTCACAACAGCCCGATCCAGCGGCGGCAATCCAGAACTGCACATTGGCCCCGCCACCCATCTGCAGTGGTGGCCAGAAACCAACCAGCTCCTCCTGGATTTTTTCAATCAACATCTTAAAAATTCTCCGCCCCACAGCCAAGGCAAGACAACAGAGATCAGACTGTGGGATCAAGGCGATGCCACCTGGTCTCGTCAAAGCGGAAGCCAATGGTCCAGTGCCTGTTGGCACCTCAGCAGCCAAGGTTTGGCCTGCCTTGATCCCACAGATGGGCAATTGCTCGATGCAGCCATCCCTGGATCAGGAACCTGCGTCATCGTTCATGACCCGTGGCGACCCGCACCAGCCGTTGGTGGTCATTTGAGTCCTACGGCTGGGCCCTGCGATCGGAGGATCGTGGATCAACGATCGGACGTGGCCGTGTTTAGTTCCGCGCCACTCAAAACGGGGCTCCAGCTTTGTGGTCGCCCTGTTTTGAAATTAAAAGTATCCGCCGATCAGCCAGCCTTTGATCTGTGCGCTGCACTATCAAAACTCCCCGCTGGTGAAGAGGAGGTGCAGCAACTCTCAACAGGTGTGTTGCGAGTGCGACAAGCCACTCACAGCGAGAGCGACAGTGACATCCCATTCATCAACATCACGCTCGAACTACAACCACTGCTTGTGAGCTTCCAACCTGGAGATCGACTAAGGCTCTCGCTTGCGGGGGCCTCATGGCCAGCGATTGCGATCAATCCAGGCGATGGGAAGCAACGCTTTGGCCCCCCCAACAGCGATTGCCGTGTCATCACTCTTTGTTTACAGCTGGATGAGGCGACACTGCAAATGGCGCCACTGCTTGTTCCCCAAGCCGCATGA
- a CDS encoding DUF3887 domain-containing protein, whose amino-acid sequence MKLSSCLLVCALAAPMLQAFPVPAARGEQLLAQGALAPRTPLSTSEASKAADFLLTALQTRNAQALFDRLSAPLQNATTVEAVKGRLNQAHRIQSTRVVAIYPGIDDTTVDVIAQTEQGSKELLLVLDDEGKLVAWKWLGETLPIETTALTFVRDLDAKRWIAARYYLSLDFQKEISPEDLERKWSKLSRILGGVKRVKNAVVSSRGAEQQLVLVTIEFGTVTDNLFVIFDAQGRIINVDFSEDLV is encoded by the coding sequence ATGAAGCTCTCCTCCTGCCTTCTGGTCTGCGCTCTCGCGGCACCGATGCTGCAGGCGTTCCCGGTGCCAGCGGCACGAGGTGAACAGCTTTTAGCCCAGGGAGCACTGGCCCCAAGGACACCTTTAAGCACCAGTGAGGCCAGCAAGGCAGCAGATTTTTTACTGACAGCTCTACAAACCCGTAACGCCCAGGCTTTGTTTGATCGCCTGTCCGCCCCACTACAAAACGCAACCACCGTTGAAGCAGTGAAGGGTCGACTAAATCAGGCCCATCGCATCCAATCCACGCGTGTTGTAGCGATTTATCCAGGAATCGATGACACCACCGTAGATGTGATTGCCCAAACCGAGCAGGGGAGCAAGGAGCTGCTGCTCGTTCTTGATGATGAAGGCAAGCTTGTGGCCTGGAAATGGCTGGGTGAAACGCTGCCGATCGAGACAACCGCCCTGACATTTGTTCGCGATCTCGACGCAAAACGCTGGATTGCTGCTCGCTACTACCTGTCGCTTGATTTTCAAAAAGAAATTTCCCCAGAGGATCTGGAACGAAAGTGGAGCAAATTGAGCCGCATCCTCGGTGGAGTGAAGCGGGTTAAAAACGCTGTTGTCTCAAGCAGAGGAGCCGAACAACAACTCGTTTTGGTCACCATTGAATTTGGAACTGTGACCGACAACTTGTTCGTGATTTTCGATGCTCAAGGCCGGATCATCAACGTGGACTTCTCAGAGGATCTGGTCTGA
- a CDS encoding Ycf51 family protein, whose protein sequence is MPLPELLEGSSKWLAWSGLGLSVLTVIAFVTRWGLRFRLVGVSSFTFLLAVSCWAFSISYSPPVRVEGALQVPIVYDNGTDLVVAQASSDFADGAIAPTLDQIAANLRPGGRNREVRVRLRQLQAVSEGTSRPVVLGETKRDFSQG, encoded by the coding sequence ATGCCGCTTCCGGAATTATTGGAGGGTTCGAGCAAATGGCTGGCCTGGAGTGGCCTCGGCCTATCTGTTCTGACGGTGATTGCGTTCGTGACCCGTTGGGGACTGCGTTTTCGCCTTGTTGGCGTCAGCAGTTTTACGTTCTTGTTAGCGGTGAGTTGTTGGGCGTTTTCAATCAGCTATTCGCCCCCGGTGCGCGTGGAAGGAGCTTTACAAGTGCCGATTGTGTATGACAACGGCACCGACCTTGTCGTGGCACAAGCTTCCAGTGATTTTGCAGACGGTGCCATTGCACCAACCCTGGACCAGATCGCTGCAAACCTCCGTCCGGGTGGTCGCAATCGTGAAGTGCGCGTTCGACTTCGGCAGCTTCAGGCCGTGAGCGAGGGCACTTCAAGACCTGTTGTGTTGGGAGAAACCAAACGAGACTTCAGCCAGGGATGA
- a CDS encoding DUF4332 domain-containing protein, whose product MNANAPLHALPQGFRDEQHDLKQAGISNWGQLRDLTDQNLSRLVATGRSTARNLKRLRGIAELVCCLELAPADAALLMHAGFATVAAIATSSPQEITNCTGRLERQLGSGRAPVVDLAIAKQWIMQAKARQTTN is encoded by the coding sequence ATGAACGCGAATGCCCCTCTCCATGCGTTACCCCAAGGTTTTCGCGATGAGCAGCATGATTTAAAACAGGCTGGCATCAGCAACTGGGGGCAGCTCCGTGATCTCACAGATCAAAATCTGAGCCGTCTTGTCGCAACGGGGCGATCCACAGCTCGCAATCTCAAACGCCTACGCGGAATCGCTGAATTGGTGTGCTGTTTGGAACTTGCCCCAGCCGATGCGGCCTTATTAATGCACGCAGGCTTTGCAACGGTCGCAGCGATCGCAACCTCTTCGCCGCAGGAGATTACAAACTGCACAGGGCGCCTGGAACGCCAATTAGGGAGTGGCAGAGCTCCGGTTGTGGATCTTGCGATTGCCAAACAATGGATCATGCAAGCAAAAGCCAGGCAAACCACGAACTGA